The following coding sequences lie in one Capsicum annuum cultivar UCD-10X-F1 chromosome 5, UCD10Xv1.1, whole genome shotgun sequence genomic window:
- the LOC107870573 gene encoding BURP domain-containing protein BNM2A — protein sequence MGLKLVFFVLLSLILLVANATEARKMVEGNSESLFISEYNHQQALKEIYGSGYPFQEAEDNHQHEISGFGNPWKRFKYNEGAEDNHQHEISGFGNPWKRFKYNVGAEDNHQEEIFGFGDMFRSWHKQGAEDNHQQEISNSENWLLHKQKGNEDNDEQVKKENEHIHSSFFFLMDDLKIGKTKTISFQKRKKLISSPSNSRYFFPKEAADSIPFSSKELPNVLQRFSLSKNSPQAKSMEDTLRVCEDSPIKGETKYCATSAEAMLNYVQGIMGGKTQVEALSTKTYFSKDLIRPQNYTILAAPQEVAAPKMVACHVLPYAHTAILYCHNTVSKVKLFKVSLGYAATGDIMVEAIAVCHLDTSEWNPSHESLLTLGILPGTSPVCHFFTSSNDLVWLPKPILPVEEL from the exons atgggtCTTAAGCTTGTTTTTTTTGTACTTCTCTCCCTAATTTTGCTg GTTGCTAATGCAACAGAAGCTAGGAAAATGGTTGAAGGAAATTCTGAATCTCTCTTTATTTCTGAATACAACCATCAACAAGCATTAAAAGAGATTTATGGTTCCGGATACCCGTTTCAGGAAGCAGAAGACAATCATCAGCATGAGATTTCTGGTTTTGGAAACCCGTGGAAGCGTTTCAAATATAATGAGGGAGCTGAGGACAATCATCAGCATGAGATTTCTGGTTTTGGAAACCCGTGGAAACGTTTCAAATATAATGTTGGTGCTGAAGACAATCATCAGGAAGAGATTTTCGGTTTTGGAGACATGTTTCGTAGTTGGCATAAACAGGGAGCTGAAGACAATCATCAACAAGAGATTTCCAATTCCGAAAACTGGTTGTTGCATAAACAGAAAGgtaatgaagacaatgatgagCAAGTGAAAAAAGAGAATGAACATATCCATTCATCATTTTTCTTCCTTATGGATGATCTTAAAATAGGGAAAACGAAAACCATCTCctttcaaaaaagaaagaaattaatttCTTCACCTTCTAATTCTCGATATTTCTTTCCCAAAGAAGCAGCCGATTCCATTCCCTTCTCTTCGAAGGAACTCCCAAACGTACTTCAACGTTTCTCTTTGTCTAAAAATTCTCCACAAGCTAAATCCATGGAAGATACGCTGAGAGTATGCGAAGATTCACCCATAAAGGGAGAGACAAAGTACTGTGCTACATCTGCGGAGGCAATGCTCAATTATGTGCAAGGAATCATGGGTGGAAAAACCCAAGTCGAAGCTTTATCCaccaaaacttatttttcaaaagacTTGATTCGTCCTCAAAACTATACTATTTTGGCTGCTCCGCAGGAAGTTGCAGCTCCTAAGATGGTGGCGTGTCATGTCCTACCTTACGCTCACACGGCCATTTTATACTGTCATAACACAGTTAGCAAAGTCAAACTGTTCAAGGTTTCTTTAGGGTATGCTGCAACTGGTGATATAATGGTGGAAGCAATTGCTGTTTGTCATTTGGATACCTCGGAATGGAATCCATCTCATGAATCTCTCCTAACACTCGGTATATTACCAGGAACATCACCTGTCTGTCACTTTTTCACATCAAGTAATGATCTTGTGTGGCTTCCAAAACCAATACTGCCAGTGGAAGAACTTTGA